A genomic window from Aethina tumida isolate Nest 87 chromosome 4, icAetTumi1.1, whole genome shotgun sequence includes:
- the LOC109606268 gene encoding eukaryotic translation initiation factor 2 subunit 1-like encodes MPLSCRFYKEKYPEVEDVVMVNVRSIAEMGAYVHLLEYNNIEGMILLSELSRRRIRSINKLIRVGKTEPVVVIRVDKDKGYIDLSKRRVSAEDIDKCTERFAKAKAVNSILRHVAELLKFDADNQLEDLYQRTAWYFEEKYKKQKACAYDFFKEAVNDPTILEECDLDKETKEVLLSNIKIKLTNQAVKIRADIECACYGYEGIDAVKAALTCGLALSTPELPIKINLIAPPLYVVTTSTPEKAEGLNILNVAIEAIRTKIGELGGVFKIQMAPKVVTATDEAELVKQMERAELENAEVSGDDDEDEEQEEGQEYSEVEGEGGDAKKLD; translated from the coding sequence ATGCCGCTTTCCTGCCGTTTCTACAAAGAGAAGTATCCCGAAGTCGAAGACGTGGTGATGGTGAACGTAAGATCCATCGCAGAAATGGGAGCCTACGTCCACCTTCTGGAATACAACAACATCGAAGGTATGATTTTACTTTCCGAATTATCCAGAAGACGCATTCGTTCGATCAACAAGCTAATCAGGGTGGGCAAAACCGAACCGGTCGTCGTGATTCGGGTGGACAAAGACAAGGGCTACATCGACTTGTCCAAGAGACGCGTCAGCGCCGAGGACATAGACAAGTGCACCGAAAGATTCGCCAAAGCCAAGGCGGTCAATTCGATTCTGAGACACGTGGCCGAACTACTAAAATTCGACGCCGACAACCAACTGGAGGATCTGTACCAGCGCACCGCCTGGTACTTCGAGGAGAAGTACAAGAAGCAGAAGGCCTGCGCCTATGACTTCTTCAAGGAGGCGGTTAACGACCCGACCATTTTGGAGGAGTGCGACCTGGACAAGGAGACCAAGGAGGTCCTGTTGAGCAACATCAAAATAAAGTTGACCAACCAGGCGGTGAAAATCAGGGCTGACATCGAGTGCGCCTGTTACGGGTACGAAGGTATCGATGCGGTTAAGGCCGCCTTGACTTGCGGACTTGCACTTTCCACGCCGGAGTTGCCCATTAAGATCAACCTGATAGCTCCGCCGTTGTACGTCGTAACCACGTCGACTCCGGAGAAGGCTGAGGGTTTGAACATACTGAACGTGGCCATTGAGGCCATAAGGACCAAGATAGGAGAACTGGGCGGCGTGTTCAAGATACAAATGGCTCCGAAAGTGGTCACGGCAACCGACGAAGCCGAACTGGTGAAGCAAATGGAGCGGGCCGAGTTGGAAAACGCCGAAGTCTCAGGTGACGACGACGAAGACGAAGAACAGGAGGAAGGTCAGGAGTATAGTGAGGTTGAAGGAGAAGGTGGTGACGCAAAAAAACTTGACTAA